In Rubrivirga marina, the following are encoded in one genomic region:
- the fabG gene encoding 3-oxoacyl-[acyl-carrier-protein] reductase gives MTLDLSGKTVLVTGGTRGIGRAIVDAAAAAGANVAFTYRSSSDTADALVAELGDDKALGIQADAASADDAAAAVQAVLDKWGAIDGLVVNAGITRDGLMIRMDAEAWQAVIDTNLTGAFHVAKAAYRPMMKQRAGSIVTISSVVGVMGNAGQANYAASKAGLIGFTKSLARELAGRGVRANVIAPGYVETDMTADLGPAAEKLMGQIPLGRLGQPDDIAAAVLFLLSDAAAYVTGQVICVDGGMAM, from the coding sequence CATCGTCGACGCCGCCGCCGCGGCCGGCGCGAACGTCGCGTTCACCTACCGCTCCTCGTCCGACACCGCCGACGCCCTCGTCGCCGAGCTCGGCGACGATAAGGCCCTCGGGATCCAGGCCGACGCGGCGTCGGCCGACGACGCCGCGGCCGCCGTCCAGGCCGTCCTCGACAAATGGGGCGCCATCGACGGGCTCGTCGTCAACGCCGGCATCACGCGCGACGGGCTGATGATCCGGATGGACGCCGAGGCGTGGCAGGCCGTGATCGACACGAACCTGACGGGCGCCTTCCACGTGGCGAAGGCGGCCTATCGGCCCATGATGAAGCAGCGCGCCGGGAGCATCGTCACGATCTCGTCGGTCGTCGGCGTGATGGGCAACGCGGGGCAGGCGAACTACGCGGCGTCGAAGGCCGGGCTCATCGGGTTCACGAAGAGCCTCGCGCGCGAGCTGGCCGGCCGCGGCGTCCGCGCCAACGTGATCGCGCCGGGCTACGTCGAGACCGACATGACGGCCGACCTCGGGCCGGCCGCCGAGAAGCTCATGGGCCAGATCCCGCTCGGACGCCTTGGCCAGCCCGACGACATCGCCGCGGCCGTCCTCTTCCTCCTCTCCGACGCCGCGGCCTACGTGACGGGCCAGGTCATCTGCGTCGACGGCGGGATGGCGATGTAG